The genomic DNA ATCTAATCTTTTTGAATATAACCTTGCTATTAACACTAGAAGAGTTTTCTGAGCTTTGCCCTGTAATTCTAGTTGAACCAACAAAGGTTGTAGTAGTACCATCTTTATTTGTTATACTAGTCATAGATTTACCCGTCGGGGGTGGCAAGCTTATTCCCTCTCTACCAACAACTGTGCTTCCTGACATTGTGACAGTATCTCCTATGTTAATACCAGTTGAGCTTTCAAGTATATTGTCGCCACTCATAAAGGTTATTTGTCCAGATGGGGTGCCCGTCATAAAGTGCAGTGAATGTAGTCTTGTGGTGCCAGCCACTGTACAGGGATTCACAATTGGGGTATAGGTAACAAAATTCACTAAAGATCCAAATACAGATGGTGCTGAATAAGCCCTTTCATAGGAAAGAGAATCATCTCCATAATCATATTCTAGGTTCTCATTATTTGCATAATTATCATCTATTAGATCTACTAGGCTAATAGACCAGCCACTATATTGTGCATCATCAGCTGCAAAACTATCCCTTGCAAAGGCTTCTACTGTAATACCACCTTCTGAATTAATACGTGGATTTTCTACAAAATCTACAACCATTTCACAACCAAATTCATTATTATCCTCATTGTTGCCCTCACAGCAGCTATAATTGCTACATGTAAGCCCACCTGATACATTATCAGCTTTCCCTAGATAAACCCCAGCACAATAACAGGAAACACTCTCCACTGTCGCCTCTACCTCAGTATTAGTAGCATCATATACATTACTAATAGTATTTATCATAATTTGTTCATCATTATTTCTTTCAAATTTAAGCCCTAATAAATATTGCTCTGCTAATTCATCGTTAGTTTGATTATCTATTTTTTGCATATCTTTATCACTAAAAAGTCTACCACTTGCAGCATATACCCAGATATTGCCATACTCATCAAAGGTGTTTTCAGGTTTTGCAAAGTAAGGGGCATCATAATCATCACTTATTATATTTTCAGGTTGTTCTATATCTTCAACGTTGCCCCCACTCATATCTACTGCATATAGAGAACCTGTTTCATTGTCATATGAACCAAAGAATAATGTATCATCACTATAGTTATTATCTGAATCAACCTCCATGATCTCGCTTATTGCCTTTTCTGGGTCATTAACCTCTACCTCTGTTAAATCACCATTTTTGAGATTAAAGAAGTAGAGTTTTGGGCTCTCTGTAAAATTATCTGCCTGCGGATTATTAGGGCCACTGCCCACAACTACATACCAATCACCATTTACAAAATTCTTATCTGACTCACCCCCCACAACTTTAATTATAGTGGGTTTTGTTAATGCAAGACTATTATCTGGCAACTGTCTCTCCCACATAAACTGAGGTTTCTCACCTTCCCCAGCCTCACCATTTGCTAGATTACCGCTTGGATCGGTATTTGTTACATCTAATGCAAATATTGAGGAGCTAAACGTTCTATTGCCTGCCTCATATTTTTTGCCGCCAAAGCCCATTGTCCCAACCAGGATTGTGCGCCAACTATCACCTGTTAATTCACCGTCTGGTGGCGCATTGCCATTTTCACCAATTGAGGCATCAACCAACGTAAAGTTATAGTCAATCTTTGGGATATGGTATCTTATGCCCTCAGCACTATACCACTGTAAATAGGGTAAAACATTATAGGGCATAAACGCCCATAACTCTTGCCCTACTTCATATTCCTCCCTATTGTAATTGCTATCTTTTATATTGAGACCAAGGGTGTTTCTATTATCACCAGTATCTAAATCATCACTTGGCAATCCTGTATAAAAGGCATGTACCATGCCATCATTACTACCAACAATCACAATGGGTAGCCTGTTACGAACTTTTTCAGAATTTATATAATCATAATATGAAAGATCATTATATTTATTGTGATAATTGTTAACTGATGTAGGCGGAACTATAACGGGCGATGAATTTATAATATCACCAAAGTAAAAACCATTCTTACCATTTAAAAGTTGATCAATAATTCTATCTATATGATCATCACTATTAAGACACCAAATATCTTTTAAAAGATTTCTTGTATCTGTATTGTTATCAAACTGAAGGCCCTCATCAATATTTGTAAACGCATCAATTTCATTATTGTTTAATAATATTATCCTCTCTGTTCTAACTGTTACATTATCAAGTAATGCAGAGAATACAGGTGCAGTTCTCTCTATATCTTCATTCGACTTCAATAGTGCCTTATAATAGGGGTCGCAATCTACAGGGGTGAGGTTATCATAGGTATCACCATAGTTTAATACCATAGTTGAATATAACTCCTCAACGGTCTCATTATCATTATTATCCCCTAAAACACCTGAGGTAAAAGTTATTAGATTAT from Deferribacterota bacterium includes the following:
- a CDS encoding PilC/PilY family type IV pilus protein, with translation MKKLIIILLLFISATLSSLYAQNECPNIDNYSYLPPSIKTNDYVNILFLLDFSASMLEKAFYNNTENENLSGYFSPDVEYCIDTEFTGTTESLLGNLSPGAITAVSDNLTTEQQNQLSSISDNASASRNASSVPDMYIDCRDASAVDLGSIISGLTGAITSLISSGGLCLTADQVSAFLEPFLQLAGAVLSSGGSGLGYQMNAAKMSRNDYVTRILTGGEVQELGRCVSEESNSCLGMGTSEACCGANCTAVDLGIILQLVLTVASGGTTAAASSATTAATSATSALSGSSISLVICLPGLTSEDNCSSYTTEEECTSSQDNCTWIERHAVVLADNNTAVKWNNADSFIEDSGSTDLISQNNNLCNMALDYTINDGGTNNYIYEADNETTGCLEGILQDIQEWDDRYKPRLGGVLYSSAVDESVPLDFDYTSLANAINSAEVESGSTANTDSAVNEAKNMLSADSAMEFNVDGENSAVPCTKNLIFYMSDGLWGETDPIGSFHDIWAGGSADLNTSISGNQNIETYAFNMNLGETEEQTVNSMQNTAIFGGYRDYDNDGWPCGYTALPEDSKSEPIPEPCLEWDSGLDGIPDNYFLYYDPKEYESLIKAIFEMAVEGALEQHYNTTAPAIMRLNEDDMGLWVNAFYFPKLIHEGLSANWRGDVQAYFLDENNSIRENDDNDTDDEDYKLFDFIVDNNTYSDNLITFTSGVLGDNNDNETVEELYSTMVLNYGDTYDNLTPVDCDPYYKALLKSNEDIERTAPVFSALLDNVTVRTERIILLNNNEIDAFTNIDEGLQFDNNTDTRNLLKDIWCLNSDDHIDRIIDQLLNGKNGFYFGDIINSSPVIVPPTSVNNYHNKYNDLSYYDYINSEKVRNRLPIVIVGSNDGMVHAFYTGLPSDDLDTGDNRNTLGLNIKDSNYNREEYEVGQELWAFMPYNVLPYLQWYSAEGIRYHIPKIDYNFTLVDASIGENGNAPPDGELTGDSWRTILVGTMGFGGKKYEAGNRTFSSSIFALDVTNTDPSGNLANGEAGEGEKPQFMWERQLPDNSLALTKPTIIKVVGGESDKNFVNGDWYVVVGSGPNNPQADNFTESPKLYFFNLKNGDLTEVEVNDPEKAISEIMEVDSDNNYSDDTLFFGSYDNETGSLYAVDMSGGNVEDIEQPENIISDDYDAPYFAKPENTFDEYGNIWVYAASGRLFSDKDMQKIDNQTNDELAEQYLLGLKFERNNDEQIMINTISNVYDATNTEVEATVESVSCYCAGVYLGKADNVSGGLTCSNYSCCEGNNEDNNEFGCEMVVDFVENPRINSEGGITVEAFARDSFAADDAQYSGWSISLVDLIDDNYANNENLEYDYGDDSLSYERAYSAPSVFGSLVNFVTYTPIVNPCTVAGTTRLHSLHFMTGTPSGQITFMSGDNILESSTGINIGDTVTMSGSTVVGREGISLPPPTGKSMTSITNKDGTTTTFVGSTRITGQSSENSSSVNSKVIFKKIR